From the Streptomyces nodosus genome, the window CGCCGGTCCGGTGGGTGAGGTGACGGACGTCGATCTTCTTCTGGCCGGTCATGGTCCCCAGGGCGCCGTTGAGGCCGGTGGAGGCGGTGCCGGAGGCGTCGTCGGCGAAGGCGGGGGCGGCGATACCGGCGACGGCCAGGGATCCGGCCAGGACGGCGGCGGCCTTGAGGGGCTTCATCGTGTTCCTTTCTCCGGCGACCGGTGTCTGTCGCCGCGGGCGGATGGGTACGCCCTGGACAACGAGCCCCCCGGCCCCCGGAAACCCCGGAAGACGTGCCGGATTCCGTACGGGTCGGGTCGAGGTCACGAGGCCTTGGGCGTCGTGGTGCGGGGCGAGATGGCCGGACGGGACGGTGACGACGAGTCCGAGCGCCCGGAGGGCGCGGTGCCGGACAGGTCACCGGCCATCACCGCGGCCAGTCCGTCCAGCAGTCCCATGGCCGACGGCAGCACCTGGCGGGAGTTGTCCGAGGTGGCCGCGGCGATCAGCCGGTCGACCGCCTCGCGCAGACGGGCGAGACCGTCGCCCCGGGACCGCTCGGCCGAGGCCGTCGGCGCGGACGTGTCCACCTTGGCGATGGCGTCCTTCACGGCCTTGCCGAGCTTCGACGCCTCGTCGGCTGAGATCCGGCCGTTGTCCGCTCGGAGCACGGCTCTGAGCAGATCGGCGACCGGGGGTGCGACATCGTCGGCGCCGTCCATCCCGTGGCCCCGCGCGGGAAGCGGGTCCTTCCCGGGGACGGGTGCCGTCGTCGGATGCGTGCGGAGTCGTGGGGAACGGTCGGCCGCCAGGGCTGTCGGCCCGGTCGCCGCGAGAACGACGGCGGCACACAGGGTGCAGGAGACGAGGCGCCACGCAGGCAGATCACGCATGAGTCTTCCTTCCTCGTGAGCCCGGTGCTTCGTGCTCACCGTGGAAGGAGACACCGCCACGTGCAACCGTTCGAACATAGGCGGTGGCCGTGCCGGCCCGGTGTCGCTGCTGTCGTCCCTGCTGAGGGCCCCGCTCACAGGCACGGAAACCCGGTTCGCCCGTTCGGGGCAACCCCGGACGGGCGACCGGCCGCCCTCCCCCGGGGGGAAGGCGGCCGGTCGGAAGAGTCCGCTCAGGCGTTGCTGCAGGAGTTGCCGAACGCCGGGTTCAGCACACCGATGACATCGATCGTGTTCCCACAGACATTGACCGGGACGTGGACCGGGACCTGAAGGACGTTGCCCGACAGGACGCCCGGGGAGTTGTCGGCGGCGGCGCTGGCGCCGCTGTCGGCGGCAGCGATGCCGGCGGTGCCCGCCACGGCCGCAGCGGCAACGGAGGTCAGGGCCAGGCCCTTCGCGATACGCGACATGGAGAGGTGCTCCTTGGGATCGTCACAACAACCGGGCGGAATGCCCGACGCTGAGTCAACTGCGAGGCACGCGCCCTGGTTACACCTCCGATGGGGTGATCTCCGGAATCGTCTCGCTTTACACCTTCGACACACTTGAGTCGTTCGCCGCCCCGGTCGGGACCGGCCCGCCGGACGGGCCGAACGGGCAGGTCAGGGACCGGCCGACCACCTGGGGAACGGGCCGGGCCCCTCCCCCGGAGCGGCCCCCTCCGGAGCTGTCGTCCGAATGTCCGGACAAAACATTGACAGGGCTCCCCCGGCGCGGCTAGACCTTGAGACAGCCGACCGAGGTGAGGGGAACTCGATGGTGGAGTTCGAGGAGTTCGTGCCGCGCGGCGTCGACATGCCCGCCGGCCCGCACACCCCCCGCGGCTCGCACCCCTCATGTCAACTCCCGGGCGGGGAGCCCGTGTTCGTGGGGGTCTCCGGCCTCGCGTGCGCGCCCCGAGACGCCCGGGCATCGATCGCCTCCGGCGCGGGAGGCCGCTTCGCCCTGGCAGGAGCGAAGTGCGAGCGCCGACTCCCCGCCCGCTACGGCCCCGCGCCGGAGGTTCCCGTCGAAGGCCGCGGCGGCGGCATCCGCGTCCGCCGGGTGCGCGGCCCGGATCGTACGGAGGAACGGCGATGACCTGGGGCGTCCTCGGCCACGGCAATGTCGCGGGGGTCCGTCAGGCGCTGCCGGAGCACTGCGACGTCATGCCGTTCCACCAGGGCTGCGACGCGCGGACCGTGGGTGACCTGCGGGGCGCCCTCGCGGAGGCGCGCGGGGCGGACACTCCCACATGTGTCTACGTGGAGACCGAAACCGCAGACACTCTGTCGGGCGCGCCCGGGGCGCAGGCCTGGTGGGATGTACCTGTGGCCGAGACCGCGACCCGTCCGTCGGCGGTCACGGCGCGCGAGGAGTACGACCGGCACGTCTCGACCCGACGCCGCCATCTGTGAAGGAGTTCTTGGCATGACGAAAATCGTCGACCACTGGATCGGCGGGAAGACCGTCGAAGGCGCGTCGGGCACCTACGGT encodes:
- the chpG gene encoding chaplin ChpG, which codes for MSRIAKGLALTSVAAAAVAGTAGIAAADSGASAAADNSPGVLSGNVLQVPVHVPVNVCGNTIDVIGVLNPAFGNSCSNA